One stretch of Periplaneta americana isolate PAMFEO1 chromosome 1, P.americana_PAMFEO1_priV1, whole genome shotgun sequence DNA includes these proteins:
- the LOC138696284 gene encoding peptidoglycan-recognition protein SC2-like, whose protein sequence is MTMSWSLLFLLGTFVAFGNSACPNILSKSEWGGRPPASTPQQMSVPVPYTVIHHGGSQDYCTTEAACAAIVRSYQNYHMDTHGWNDIGYNFVVGEDGNIYEGRGWNAVGAHAPTYNSKSIGICIIGDFTNRLPNAAALNAVQELIACGVELNKIQSAYLLIGHRQNQASSTECPGDALFNEIKTWSHWTANPKKILTQRVKPLL, encoded by the exons ATGACGATGTCCTGGTCTCTACTGTTCCTACTTGGAACCTTCGTCGCTTTTGGAAATTCGG CATGCCCTAACATTCTCAGTAAATCGGAATGGGGTGGCAGGCCGCCTGCTTCAACCCCACAGCAAATGAGCGTGCCGGTTCCCTACACAGTCATCCACCACGGAGGCTCCCAGGACTACTGCACCACCGAGGCAGCATGCGCTGCCATTGTGCGCTCGTACCAGAACTACCACATGGACACCCACGGCTGGAACGACATTGGTTACAACTTTGTGGTAGGGGAGGACGGCAATATATACGAGGGTCGCGGCTGGAATGCAGTCGGAGCGCATGCACCAACCTACAACAGCAAGAGCATCGGAATCTGCATCATTGGAGACTTCACAA ACCGGCTGCCAAATGCAGCAGCTTTGAATGCAGTGCAGGAGCTCATAGCATGCGGCGTGGAGTTGAACAAGATCCAAAGTGCCTATCTGCTTATCGGGCACCGGCAGAACCAAGCTAGCAGCACTGAGTGTCCCGGAGATGCCCTGTTCAACGAGATCAAAACATGGTCTCACTGGACAGCCAACCCAAAGAAGATCCTCACTCAAAGAGTTAAGCCTCTATTGTGA